A window of Castanea sativa cultivar Marrone di Chiusa Pesio chromosome 1, ASM4071231v1 contains these coding sequences:
- the LOC142643037 gene encoding putative E3 ubiquitin-protein ligase LIN-1 isoform X3, producing MSEKLTTQTRPPKDFLCSITSQIFFEPVTLETGQTYERKAIQEWLERGNVTCPITLQPLSASILPKTNYVLKRLISSWKEQYPDLAQEFSYSETPRDSFRSSTKEIHLASTLDKTSDISCDKSIDDYLNYRKKRFMRAAVFTSPTSVISQAAVEAIINNLKPYGSCLSTSDSLQECEAAVLAIARLWKESKADPGVQSFLSNPTIVNGFVEILSASLSREVLRTSIYILSELVFADEGVGNTLTSVDSDFDCLAALLKNGLSEADVLIYQLTPAFAQLSAHDLVSSLVLTILNKSEDLDDIQFVMEPRDAAIALLEQILMGGDECSRSLSALSVISTNGIPALVKCLDRLEGRRSIVSILLCCMQAEKGCRSLIANRIELSPVLELFHAGNDSVRGICVDFLSELVQLHRRKFCNQILQIIKDEGAFSTMHTFLVYLQMAPAKQQPAIAALLLQLDLLVEPREMSMYREEAIDILIETLRRKEFSDSKMMALDALISLSGRLTSSGKSYTKAWLLKIAGFDQPYNALMKAEQLRKEDNDLMETMEEEEKPASSWERRVAFVLCNHENGSIFKALEECLKSDSLEMARSCLVLATWLTYMLSTLPHTGVKDAARKSLLDEFINVLQSSKNLEEKILVTLAMKTFVSDPSALEALGVYAKCIYRTLRKLKRNSLVVRDIMEALMNLPSVDATQLWSCSEMVELDSSANGEVLSLLHLNGRLLSSHSDGTIKVWDVGKRLPRLVQEVREHTKAITCLYVPSSGDKLYSGSFDKTIRVWSIKPEEIHCIQVHDVKEAVYDLTANSKVACYISHGTGVKVYNWSGTPKHINFNKYVKCLAMTGDKLYCGCSSYSIQEVDLCNYTTNTFYSGTRKLLGKQVIHSLHVHKDLLFAGGSSVDAIAGKVFSLSTKAVIGSFPTGFDIQRIAVNSDFIYTATKCGLIEVWVKEKVIKAASIKMAGGGHAKTTSLTSDMNELMLFAASSDGRIQVWALD from the exons ATGTCTGAGAAGCTGACTACTCAAACAAGACCACCTAAGGATTTTCTATGCTCCATCACAAGCCAGATATTTTTTGAACCTGTTACCCTTGAAACAGGCCAGACATATGAAAGAAAAGCAATCCAAGAATGGCTTGAAAGAGGAAATGTAACATGCCCCATTACACTGCAACCTCTCTCTGCCAGTATACTGCCCAAaacaaactatgttttgaagAGACTAATATCATCTTGGAAAGAACAGTATCCTGATCTTGCTCAAGAATTTTCATACTCCGAAACACCGAGAGATTCATTTAGATCCTCCACAAAAGAAATCCACTTGGCCTCCACTCTAGACAAAACAAGTGATATATCCTGCGATAAGAGCATAGATGACTATCTTAACTATAGGAAGAAAAGATTTATGCGTGCAGCAGTATTTACATCACCTACCAGTGTAATATCCCAAGCAGCAGTAGAAGCaattatcaataatttaaaaccCTATGGTTCTTGTCTCTCTACTTCAGACAGCTTACAAGAATGTGAAGCAGCTGTGTTGGCAATAGCCAGATTATGGAAGGAATCAAAAGCTGATCCTGGGGTTCAGTCTTTTTTATCCAATCCAACAATTGTAAATGGGTTTGTGGAAATACTGTCAGCTTCTCTGAGCAGAGAAGTTCTCAGAACATCAATTTACATACTCTCAGAGCTAGTATTTGCAGATGAAGGTGTTGGGAATACTCTAACAAGTGTAGATTCTGATTTTGATTGCCTGGCTGCTCTGCTAAAGAATGGGCTATCTGAGGCTGATGTTCTTATATACCAGTTGACCCCAGCATTTGCTCAGCTTTCAGCTCATGACCTTGTATCCTCCCTTGTCCTGACAATTCTGAACAAATCTGAAGATTTAGATGATATTCAGTTTGTAATGGAGCCCAGGGATGCTGCCATAGCATTGCTTGAGCAGATTCTAATGGGAGGGGATGAATGCAGCAGGTCCCTCAGTGCCTTGAGTGTTATTTCTACAAATGGAATTCCAGCCTTGGTCAAGTGTTTGGATAGGTTGGAAGGAAGGAGATCCATTGTTTCCATACTTTTATGTTGCATGCAAGCTGAAAAAGGTTGCCGGAGCTTGATAGCAAATAGAATTGAATTGTCGCCTGTTCTAGAATTATTTCATGCTGGAAATGATAGTGTAAGAGGCATATGTGTAGATTTTCTCTCAGAGCTCGTTCAGTTACACAG GAGGAAATTCTGCAACCAGATCTTGCAGATAATTAAAGACGAAGGAGCATTTAGTACCATGCACACCTTTCTTGTGTATCTTCAAATGGCTCCTGCAAAGCAGCAACCGGCCATTGCTGCTCTTCTTCTTCAGCTTGATCTCTTG GTTGAGCCACGGGAGATGAGCATGTATAGGGAAGAAGCTATAGATATATTAATTGAAACACTCAGGAGAAAGGAATTTTCTGATTCTAAAATGATGGCTCTAGATGCTTTAATATCTCTATCCGGGCGTCTAACTTCCTCAGGGAAGTCCTATACCAAAGCCTGGTTACTCAAGATTGCGGGGTTTGATCAACCTTACAATGCCTTGATGAAGGCAGAACAGCTGAGAAAAGAAGACAACGATTTGATGGAAACAATG gaagaggaagagaaaccTGCAAGCTCTTGGGAGAGAAGGGTAGCTTTTGTACTTTGCAACCATGAGAATGGCTCAATTTTCAAAGCCTTGGAGGAATGTCTCAAGAGTGATTCCTTAGAAATGGCAAGGTCATGCCTTGTCCTTGCTACATGGCTCACGTACATGCTTTCTACTCTTCCTCATACTGGTGTAAAAGATGCTGCTCGCAAGTCCTTGCTTGATGAATTTATAAATGTCCTCCAATCATCCAAGAACCTAGAGGAAAAGATTTTAGTGACCCTTGCTATGAAAACTTTTGTCAGTGATCCAT CTGCACTTGAAGCACTGGGGGTTTATGCTAAATGCATCTACAGGACTTTAAGAAAGCTTAAGAGGAATTCATTGGTGGTCAGAGATATAATGGAAGCCTTGATGAATTTACCCTCTGTAGATGCA ACACAGTTGTGGAGTTGTTCTGAAATGGTTGAGTTAGATTCAAGCGCAAATGGTGAGGTTCTGTCTTTGCTTCATCTAAATGGTCGACTTTTAAGCAGCCATTCTGATGGAACCATAAAG GTGTGGGATGTTGGAAAAAGGTTACCAAGGTTGGTTCAAGAAGTTCGTGAGCATACAAAGGCTATCACATGCCTCTATGTACCATCTTCAGGTGACAAACTATATAGTGGTTCCTTTGACAAAACAATTCGG GTCTGGTCAATTAAACCTGAGGAAATTCACTGCATTCAAGTTCATGATGTGAAAGAAGCAGTATATGACTTGACAGCCAATTCTAAAGTGGCATGCTATATTTCTCATGGAACTGGGGTCAAG GTGTATAACTGGTCTGGGACTCCAAAGCatataaatttcaacaaatatgtGAAATGCCTTGCCATGACTGGGGACAAACTATATTGCGGTTGTTCTAGTTACAGTATCCAG gAGGTTGATTTGTGCAATTACACAACAAACACATTCTACTCTGGCACAagaaaattgttaggaaaacaAGTCATACATTCCTTGCACGTTCATAAAGACCTCCTCTTTGCTGGTGGGTCTTCAGTTGATGCTATAGCTGGAAAG GTGTTTTCGCTTTCAACCAAGGCAGTAATTGGATCATTCCCAACAGGATTTGATATCCAACGCATTGCAGTCAACAGTGACTTCATTTATACTGCCACAAAATGTGGGTTAATTGAGGTTTGGGTGAAAGAAAAAGTTATCAAAGCTGCTTCTATAAAAATGGCTGGTGGTGGGCATGCAAAAACTACATCATTAACATCAGatatgaatgaattaatgcttTTTGCTGCCTCCTCTGATGGCAGAATCCAG GTTTGGGCTCTAGACTAG
- the LOC142643037 gene encoding putative E3 ubiquitin-protein ligase LIN-1 isoform X1 — MKMAEEKETGPKAQTSKMKNQMHSTTFFSPMDSPKSPSPTILSPKPDVQFKKENPAELHLLSHRIPDSSVSTSLPSSPPVRNDHSFNSADSDGEVIGKLKFRRKNYSRTQSFDSENCQVLENSTIQEVDEGSQSYISLPMSEKLTTQTRPPKDFLCSITSQIFFEPVTLETGQTYERKAIQEWLERGNVTCPITLQPLSASILPKTNYVLKRLISSWKEQYPDLAQEFSYSETPRDSFRSSTKEIHLASTLDKTSDISCDKSIDDYLNYRKKRFMRAAVFTSPTSVISQAAVEAIINNLKPYGSCLSTSDSLQECEAAVLAIARLWKESKADPGVQSFLSNPTIVNGFVEILSASLSREVLRTSIYILSELVFADEGVGNTLTSVDSDFDCLAALLKNGLSEADVLIYQLTPAFAQLSAHDLVSSLVLTILNKSEDLDDIQFVMEPRDAAIALLEQILMGGDECSRSLSALSVISTNGIPALVKCLDRLEGRRSIVSILLCCMQAEKGCRSLIANRIELSPVLELFHAGNDSVRGICVDFLSELVQLHRRKFCNQILQIIKDEGAFSTMHTFLVYLQMAPAKQQPAIAALLLQLDLLVEPREMSMYREEAIDILIETLRRKEFSDSKMMALDALISLSGRLTSSGKSYTKAWLLKIAGFDQPYNALMKAEQLRKEDNDLMETMEEEEKPASSWERRVAFVLCNHENGSIFKALEECLKSDSLEMARSCLVLATWLTYMLSTLPHTGVKDAARKSLLDEFINVLQSSKNLEEKILVTLAMKTFVSDPSALEALGVYAKCIYRTLRKLKRNSLVVRDIMEALMNLPSVDATQLWSCSEMVELDSSANGEVLSLLHLNGRLLSSHSDGTIKVWDVGKRLPRLVQEVREHTKAITCLYVPSSGDKLYSGSFDKTIRVWSIKPEEIHCIQVHDVKEAVYDLTANSKVACYISHGTGVKVYNWSGTPKHINFNKYVKCLAMTGDKLYCGCSSYSIQEVDLCNYTTNTFYSGTRKLLGKQVIHSLHVHKDLLFAGGSSVDAIAGKVFSLSTKAVIGSFPTGFDIQRIAVNSDFIYTATKCGLIEVWVKEKVIKAASIKMAGGGHAKTTSLTSDMNELMLFAASSDGRIQVWALD; from the exons ATGAAGATGGCTGAGGAAAAGGAAACTGGACCTAAAGCACAGACATCTAAAATGAAGAACCAAATGCATTCTACCACATTCTTTTCTCCAATGGATTCCCCTAAATCTCCTTCTCCAACTATTTTATCTCCAAAACCAGATGtgcaatttaaaaaagaaaaccctgCTGAGTTACACCTTTTATCCCACCGTATCCCTGATTCATCTGTTTCCACCTCGTTGCCTTCATCTCCACCCGTGAGGAATGATCACAGCTTCAACTCAGCAGACTCTGATGGTGAAGTCATA GGGAAGCTGAAATTTCGCAGAAAAAACTATAGCAGAACACAGAGTTTTGACAGCGAGAATTGCCAAGTATTAGAAAATAG TACTATTCAAGAAGTTGATGAGGGAAGCCAGAGCTACATCTCTCTCCCAATGTCTGAGAAGCTGACTACTCAAACAAGACCACCTAAGGATTTTCTATGCTCCATCACAAGCCAGATATTTTTTGAACCTGTTACCCTTGAAACAGGCCAGACATATGAAAGAAAAGCAATCCAAGAATGGCTTGAAAGAGGAAATGTAACATGCCCCATTACACTGCAACCTCTCTCTGCCAGTATACTGCCCAAaacaaactatgttttgaagAGACTAATATCATCTTGGAAAGAACAGTATCCTGATCTTGCTCAAGAATTTTCATACTCCGAAACACCGAGAGATTCATTTAGATCCTCCACAAAAGAAATCCACTTGGCCTCCACTCTAGACAAAACAAGTGATATATCCTGCGATAAGAGCATAGATGACTATCTTAACTATAGGAAGAAAAGATTTATGCGTGCAGCAGTATTTACATCACCTACCAGTGTAATATCCCAAGCAGCAGTAGAAGCaattatcaataatttaaaaccCTATGGTTCTTGTCTCTCTACTTCAGACAGCTTACAAGAATGTGAAGCAGCTGTGTTGGCAATAGCCAGATTATGGAAGGAATCAAAAGCTGATCCTGGGGTTCAGTCTTTTTTATCCAATCCAACAATTGTAAATGGGTTTGTGGAAATACTGTCAGCTTCTCTGAGCAGAGAAGTTCTCAGAACATCAATTTACATACTCTCAGAGCTAGTATTTGCAGATGAAGGTGTTGGGAATACTCTAACAAGTGTAGATTCTGATTTTGATTGCCTGGCTGCTCTGCTAAAGAATGGGCTATCTGAGGCTGATGTTCTTATATACCAGTTGACCCCAGCATTTGCTCAGCTTTCAGCTCATGACCTTGTATCCTCCCTTGTCCTGACAATTCTGAACAAATCTGAAGATTTAGATGATATTCAGTTTGTAATGGAGCCCAGGGATGCTGCCATAGCATTGCTTGAGCAGATTCTAATGGGAGGGGATGAATGCAGCAGGTCCCTCAGTGCCTTGAGTGTTATTTCTACAAATGGAATTCCAGCCTTGGTCAAGTGTTTGGATAGGTTGGAAGGAAGGAGATCCATTGTTTCCATACTTTTATGTTGCATGCAAGCTGAAAAAGGTTGCCGGAGCTTGATAGCAAATAGAATTGAATTGTCGCCTGTTCTAGAATTATTTCATGCTGGAAATGATAGTGTAAGAGGCATATGTGTAGATTTTCTCTCAGAGCTCGTTCAGTTACACAG GAGGAAATTCTGCAACCAGATCTTGCAGATAATTAAAGACGAAGGAGCATTTAGTACCATGCACACCTTTCTTGTGTATCTTCAAATGGCTCCTGCAAAGCAGCAACCGGCCATTGCTGCTCTTCTTCTTCAGCTTGATCTCTTG GTTGAGCCACGGGAGATGAGCATGTATAGGGAAGAAGCTATAGATATATTAATTGAAACACTCAGGAGAAAGGAATTTTCTGATTCTAAAATGATGGCTCTAGATGCTTTAATATCTCTATCCGGGCGTCTAACTTCCTCAGGGAAGTCCTATACCAAAGCCTGGTTACTCAAGATTGCGGGGTTTGATCAACCTTACAATGCCTTGATGAAGGCAGAACAGCTGAGAAAAGAAGACAACGATTTGATGGAAACAATG gaagaggaagagaaaccTGCAAGCTCTTGGGAGAGAAGGGTAGCTTTTGTACTTTGCAACCATGAGAATGGCTCAATTTTCAAAGCCTTGGAGGAATGTCTCAAGAGTGATTCCTTAGAAATGGCAAGGTCATGCCTTGTCCTTGCTACATGGCTCACGTACATGCTTTCTACTCTTCCTCATACTGGTGTAAAAGATGCTGCTCGCAAGTCCTTGCTTGATGAATTTATAAATGTCCTCCAATCATCCAAGAACCTAGAGGAAAAGATTTTAGTGACCCTTGCTATGAAAACTTTTGTCAGTGATCCAT CTGCACTTGAAGCACTGGGGGTTTATGCTAAATGCATCTACAGGACTTTAAGAAAGCTTAAGAGGAATTCATTGGTGGTCAGAGATATAATGGAAGCCTTGATGAATTTACCCTCTGTAGATGCA ACACAGTTGTGGAGTTGTTCTGAAATGGTTGAGTTAGATTCAAGCGCAAATGGTGAGGTTCTGTCTTTGCTTCATCTAAATGGTCGACTTTTAAGCAGCCATTCTGATGGAACCATAAAG GTGTGGGATGTTGGAAAAAGGTTACCAAGGTTGGTTCAAGAAGTTCGTGAGCATACAAAGGCTATCACATGCCTCTATGTACCATCTTCAGGTGACAAACTATATAGTGGTTCCTTTGACAAAACAATTCGG GTCTGGTCAATTAAACCTGAGGAAATTCACTGCATTCAAGTTCATGATGTGAAAGAAGCAGTATATGACTTGACAGCCAATTCTAAAGTGGCATGCTATATTTCTCATGGAACTGGGGTCAAG GTGTATAACTGGTCTGGGACTCCAAAGCatataaatttcaacaaatatgtGAAATGCCTTGCCATGACTGGGGACAAACTATATTGCGGTTGTTCTAGTTACAGTATCCAG gAGGTTGATTTGTGCAATTACACAACAAACACATTCTACTCTGGCACAagaaaattgttaggaaaacaAGTCATACATTCCTTGCACGTTCATAAAGACCTCCTCTTTGCTGGTGGGTCTTCAGTTGATGCTATAGCTGGAAAG GTGTTTTCGCTTTCAACCAAGGCAGTAATTGGATCATTCCCAACAGGATTTGATATCCAACGCATTGCAGTCAACAGTGACTTCATTTATACTGCCACAAAATGTGGGTTAATTGAGGTTTGGGTGAAAGAAAAAGTTATCAAAGCTGCTTCTATAAAAATGGCTGGTGGTGGGCATGCAAAAACTACATCATTAACATCAGatatgaatgaattaatgcttTTTGCTGCCTCCTCTGATGGCAGAATCCAG GTTTGGGCTCTAGACTAG
- the LOC142643037 gene encoding putative E3 ubiquitin-protein ligase LIN-1 isoform X2 — protein MITASTQQTLMGKLKFRRKNYSRTQSFDSENCQVLENSTIQEVDEGSQSYISLPMSEKLTTQTRPPKDFLCSITSQIFFEPVTLETGQTYERKAIQEWLERGNVTCPITLQPLSASILPKTNYVLKRLISSWKEQYPDLAQEFSYSETPRDSFRSSTKEIHLASTLDKTSDISCDKSIDDYLNYRKKRFMRAAVFTSPTSVISQAAVEAIINNLKPYGSCLSTSDSLQECEAAVLAIARLWKESKADPGVQSFLSNPTIVNGFVEILSASLSREVLRTSIYILSELVFADEGVGNTLTSVDSDFDCLAALLKNGLSEADVLIYQLTPAFAQLSAHDLVSSLVLTILNKSEDLDDIQFVMEPRDAAIALLEQILMGGDECSRSLSALSVISTNGIPALVKCLDRLEGRRSIVSILLCCMQAEKGCRSLIANRIELSPVLELFHAGNDSVRGICVDFLSELVQLHRRKFCNQILQIIKDEGAFSTMHTFLVYLQMAPAKQQPAIAALLLQLDLLVEPREMSMYREEAIDILIETLRRKEFSDSKMMALDALISLSGRLTSSGKSYTKAWLLKIAGFDQPYNALMKAEQLRKEDNDLMETMEEEEKPASSWERRVAFVLCNHENGSIFKALEECLKSDSLEMARSCLVLATWLTYMLSTLPHTGVKDAARKSLLDEFINVLQSSKNLEEKILVTLAMKTFVSDPSALEALGVYAKCIYRTLRKLKRNSLVVRDIMEALMNLPSVDATQLWSCSEMVELDSSANGEVLSLLHLNGRLLSSHSDGTIKVWDVGKRLPRLVQEVREHTKAITCLYVPSSGDKLYSGSFDKTIRVWSIKPEEIHCIQVHDVKEAVYDLTANSKVACYISHGTGVKVYNWSGTPKHINFNKYVKCLAMTGDKLYCGCSSYSIQEVDLCNYTTNTFYSGTRKLLGKQVIHSLHVHKDLLFAGGSSVDAIAGKVFSLSTKAVIGSFPTGFDIQRIAVNSDFIYTATKCGLIEVWVKEKVIKAASIKMAGGGHAKTTSLTSDMNELMLFAASSDGRIQVWALD, from the exons ATGATCACAGCTTCAACTCAGCAGACTCTGATG GGGAAGCTGAAATTTCGCAGAAAAAACTATAGCAGAACACAGAGTTTTGACAGCGAGAATTGCCAAGTATTAGAAAATAG TACTATTCAAGAAGTTGATGAGGGAAGCCAGAGCTACATCTCTCTCCCAATGTCTGAGAAGCTGACTACTCAAACAAGACCACCTAAGGATTTTCTATGCTCCATCACAAGCCAGATATTTTTTGAACCTGTTACCCTTGAAACAGGCCAGACATATGAAAGAAAAGCAATCCAAGAATGGCTTGAAAGAGGAAATGTAACATGCCCCATTACACTGCAACCTCTCTCTGCCAGTATACTGCCCAAaacaaactatgttttgaagAGACTAATATCATCTTGGAAAGAACAGTATCCTGATCTTGCTCAAGAATTTTCATACTCCGAAACACCGAGAGATTCATTTAGATCCTCCACAAAAGAAATCCACTTGGCCTCCACTCTAGACAAAACAAGTGATATATCCTGCGATAAGAGCATAGATGACTATCTTAACTATAGGAAGAAAAGATTTATGCGTGCAGCAGTATTTACATCACCTACCAGTGTAATATCCCAAGCAGCAGTAGAAGCaattatcaataatttaaaaccCTATGGTTCTTGTCTCTCTACTTCAGACAGCTTACAAGAATGTGAAGCAGCTGTGTTGGCAATAGCCAGATTATGGAAGGAATCAAAAGCTGATCCTGGGGTTCAGTCTTTTTTATCCAATCCAACAATTGTAAATGGGTTTGTGGAAATACTGTCAGCTTCTCTGAGCAGAGAAGTTCTCAGAACATCAATTTACATACTCTCAGAGCTAGTATTTGCAGATGAAGGTGTTGGGAATACTCTAACAAGTGTAGATTCTGATTTTGATTGCCTGGCTGCTCTGCTAAAGAATGGGCTATCTGAGGCTGATGTTCTTATATACCAGTTGACCCCAGCATTTGCTCAGCTTTCAGCTCATGACCTTGTATCCTCCCTTGTCCTGACAATTCTGAACAAATCTGAAGATTTAGATGATATTCAGTTTGTAATGGAGCCCAGGGATGCTGCCATAGCATTGCTTGAGCAGATTCTAATGGGAGGGGATGAATGCAGCAGGTCCCTCAGTGCCTTGAGTGTTATTTCTACAAATGGAATTCCAGCCTTGGTCAAGTGTTTGGATAGGTTGGAAGGAAGGAGATCCATTGTTTCCATACTTTTATGTTGCATGCAAGCTGAAAAAGGTTGCCGGAGCTTGATAGCAAATAGAATTGAATTGTCGCCTGTTCTAGAATTATTTCATGCTGGAAATGATAGTGTAAGAGGCATATGTGTAGATTTTCTCTCAGAGCTCGTTCAGTTACACAG GAGGAAATTCTGCAACCAGATCTTGCAGATAATTAAAGACGAAGGAGCATTTAGTACCATGCACACCTTTCTTGTGTATCTTCAAATGGCTCCTGCAAAGCAGCAACCGGCCATTGCTGCTCTTCTTCTTCAGCTTGATCTCTTG GTTGAGCCACGGGAGATGAGCATGTATAGGGAAGAAGCTATAGATATATTAATTGAAACACTCAGGAGAAAGGAATTTTCTGATTCTAAAATGATGGCTCTAGATGCTTTAATATCTCTATCCGGGCGTCTAACTTCCTCAGGGAAGTCCTATACCAAAGCCTGGTTACTCAAGATTGCGGGGTTTGATCAACCTTACAATGCCTTGATGAAGGCAGAACAGCTGAGAAAAGAAGACAACGATTTGATGGAAACAATG gaagaggaagagaaaccTGCAAGCTCTTGGGAGAGAAGGGTAGCTTTTGTACTTTGCAACCATGAGAATGGCTCAATTTTCAAAGCCTTGGAGGAATGTCTCAAGAGTGATTCCTTAGAAATGGCAAGGTCATGCCTTGTCCTTGCTACATGGCTCACGTACATGCTTTCTACTCTTCCTCATACTGGTGTAAAAGATGCTGCTCGCAAGTCCTTGCTTGATGAATTTATAAATGTCCTCCAATCATCCAAGAACCTAGAGGAAAAGATTTTAGTGACCCTTGCTATGAAAACTTTTGTCAGTGATCCAT CTGCACTTGAAGCACTGGGGGTTTATGCTAAATGCATCTACAGGACTTTAAGAAAGCTTAAGAGGAATTCATTGGTGGTCAGAGATATAATGGAAGCCTTGATGAATTTACCCTCTGTAGATGCA ACACAGTTGTGGAGTTGTTCTGAAATGGTTGAGTTAGATTCAAGCGCAAATGGTGAGGTTCTGTCTTTGCTTCATCTAAATGGTCGACTTTTAAGCAGCCATTCTGATGGAACCATAAAG GTGTGGGATGTTGGAAAAAGGTTACCAAGGTTGGTTCAAGAAGTTCGTGAGCATACAAAGGCTATCACATGCCTCTATGTACCATCTTCAGGTGACAAACTATATAGTGGTTCCTTTGACAAAACAATTCGG GTCTGGTCAATTAAACCTGAGGAAATTCACTGCATTCAAGTTCATGATGTGAAAGAAGCAGTATATGACTTGACAGCCAATTCTAAAGTGGCATGCTATATTTCTCATGGAACTGGGGTCAAG GTGTATAACTGGTCTGGGACTCCAAAGCatataaatttcaacaaatatgtGAAATGCCTTGCCATGACTGGGGACAAACTATATTGCGGTTGTTCTAGTTACAGTATCCAG gAGGTTGATTTGTGCAATTACACAACAAACACATTCTACTCTGGCACAagaaaattgttaggaaaacaAGTCATACATTCCTTGCACGTTCATAAAGACCTCCTCTTTGCTGGTGGGTCTTCAGTTGATGCTATAGCTGGAAAG GTGTTTTCGCTTTCAACCAAGGCAGTAATTGGATCATTCCCAACAGGATTTGATATCCAACGCATTGCAGTCAACAGTGACTTCATTTATACTGCCACAAAATGTGGGTTAATTGAGGTTTGGGTGAAAGAAAAAGTTATCAAAGCTGCTTCTATAAAAATGGCTGGTGGTGGGCATGCAAAAACTACATCATTAACATCAGatatgaatgaattaatgcttTTTGCTGCCTCCTCTGATGGCAGAATCCAG GTTTGGGCTCTAGACTAG